A single region of the Streptomyces sp. NBC_01803 genome encodes:
- a CDS encoding CBS domain-containing protein, whose translation MARTVAELMTREPSTVGEQDTVARAAQLMKDNDTGNVAVVEDGRLVGIITDRDIAVRVVAADRPAATRVGEAASHERLVTISPETTLGQAASVMREKSVRRLPVVRDDTLVGIISMGDLAIEADSESGLADISAAEPNA comes from the coding sequence ATGGCACGCACGGTAGCCGAGCTGATGACCCGCGAGCCGTCCACGGTCGGGGAACAGGACACGGTGGCCAGGGCCGCTCAGCTCATGAAGGACAACGACACCGGGAACGTGGCCGTCGTCGAGGACGGGCGTCTCGTCGGCATCATCACCGACCGCGACATCGCGGTCCGCGTGGTGGCCGCCGACCGCCCCGCCGCCACGCGGGTCGGCGAGGCCGCCAGCCACGAGCGGCTTGTCACCATCAGCCCCGAGACCACGCTCGGGCAGGCCGCGTCCGTCATGCGCGAGAAGTCCGTGCGGCGGCTCCCCGTCGTGCGCGACGACACGCTGGTGGGCATCATCAGCATGGGCGACCTCGCCATCGAGGCGGACTCGGAATCCGGCCTGGCCGACATCTCGGCGGCCGAGCCCAACGCCTGA